Proteins encoded by one window of Sulfurospirillum barnesii SES-3:
- a CDS encoding DMT family transporter, whose protein sequence is MRVLSGKLQGIMYVGLCIILWSLIPLFAKLSQSRLDHHQYLFYSSIVSFFSLLVIALYQKRAHELFTYSGKMYLVLFLLGFLDFFYYLMLYLGYQKAHGLEVLVMQYTWPIFIVVLSLVFLGERLGVGKIVALILGFLGVVLVISKGEFARVDLSNSSVIGIVLLGSFSFALFSVLSKKVRVNLSNAVSVYFFSAIIYAFISMQTFSSFIVPTPKEWLFIGINGVFLNGISYLFWIKALQNGDASFVAPFIFITPILSALFLILVLDEPFLPIYGVALLMIVLSGLANSLKNFKK, encoded by the coding sequence ATGAGAGTCTTATCTGGCAAACTACAAGGGATAATGTATGTAGGTTTATGCATTATTTTGTGGTCACTCATTCCTTTGTTCGCTAAACTCTCACAGTCCAGACTTGACCATCACCAATACCTTTTCTACTCTAGCATCGTTTCATTTTTTTCCCTTTTAGTGATTGCGCTTTATCAAAAGAGGGCGCATGAATTATTCACGTATTCAGGAAAAATGTATCTGGTTTTGTTTTTACTTGGCTTTTTGGATTTTTTCTATTATTTAATGCTTTATTTGGGCTATCAAAAGGCACATGGTCTGGAAGTGTTAGTGATGCAATACACGTGGCCGATTTTTATTGTGGTGTTATCGTTAGTTTTTTTAGGTGAACGATTAGGTGTAGGAAAAATAGTTGCGTTGATCTTAGGTTTTTTAGGGGTTGTTTTGGTGATTAGCAAAGGAGAATTTGCTCGTGTTGATCTGAGCAATAGCTCAGTGATTGGTATTGTTTTATTAGGTTCATTCAGCTTTGCCCTTTTTTCAGTGTTGAGTAAAAAAGTGCGTGTCAATCTTTCAAATGCTGTGAGTGTTTACTTTTTCAGTGCAATTATTTACGCCTTTATTTCGATGCAAACTTTTTCATCGTTTATTGTACCCACACCAAAAGAGTGGCTGTTTATTGGGATAAATGGCGTTTTCCTCAATGGTATTTCTTATCTTTTTTGGATAAAAGCCTTGCAAAATGGCGATGCTTCGTTTGTCGCACCTTTTATTTTCATCACCCCAATACTCTCAGCACTCTTTTTAATTCTCGTTTTAGATGAGCCTTTTTTGCCAATTTATGGCGTAGCGCTTTTAATGATTGTTCTCTCAGGTCTCGCAAATAGCTTAAAGAATTTTAAGAAATAA
- the ribB gene encoding 3,4-dihydroxy-2-butanone-4-phosphate synthase has protein sequence MNQMCANFSLEHSVSLALKALQNKKGVIVMDRYDRENEADIIFHAESLTPEQMALLIRECSGIVCLCLPPQKVDELGLPMMVSHNESKFQTGFTVTIEAKEGVSTGVSAKDRVTTIQAAIHADGKAKIVSPGHVFPLRARENGVLEREGHTEASVDLMKLAGLSPYAVLCEMTNADGTMSVGEEILSFAQKHDFPIVSIDEIIAYRKMLQAQNA, from the coding sequence ATGAATCAAATGTGTGCGAATTTCTCGTTAGAACACTCCGTTTCGCTTGCTCTAAAAGCGCTTCAAAACAAAAAAGGTGTCATTGTCATGGATCGTTATGATCGTGAAAATGAAGCCGATATTATCTTTCATGCCGAGTCTTTAACCCCTGAGCAAATGGCACTGCTTATTCGTGAGTGCAGTGGCATTGTCTGTTTGTGTTTACCGCCACAAAAGGTCGATGAACTAGGGCTTCCCATGATGGTCTCTCACAACGAGTCCAAATTTCAAACAGGTTTTACCGTCACCATCGAAGCCAAAGAGGGTGTTAGCACAGGCGTGAGTGCGAAAGACAGAGTCACCACTATTCAAGCCGCCATTCATGCGGATGGCAAAGCAAAAATCGTCTCCCCTGGGCATGTTTTTCCTTTGCGTGCACGAGAAAATGGAGTTTTAGAGCGTGAGGGTCACACCGAAGCGTCCGTGGACTTAATGAAATTAGCAGGGCTTTCACCCTACGCCGTGTTGTGTGAAATGACCAACGCCGATGGAACCATGAGTGTGGGAGAAGAAATTCTTAGTTTTGCACAAAAACACGATTTTCCTATAGTGAGTATTGATGAGATTATTGCCTATCGGAAGATGCTTCAAGCACAAAACGCTTAA
- a CDS encoding LysR substrate-binding domain-containing protein translates to MTLKELSLFYHLCEETHLCNLSKKLGITQSAISLAIQSLEKKIGEPLFDRIGKKLVLSEKGRLFYEKTYPHFEALKEAQLFFSHNALAGNLKIASSKTIGEYLMPSIVYDFRLSHPDVEICKTIQNSASIIAMVKNGEIDIGFIESSCEVKEIHKEVIAYDELIVVSSDKALHNARCYIDELFDKKWILREKGSGTREVFLEALGESAKALPLFLEFSEFEEAKTLLLRYQNAITCLSRVVVEKELKRNELFEVNLKNISLKRPFYLIYHKDKYASKLFSEFKRFVLEASSDRQ, encoded by the coding sequence ATGACACTCAAAGAATTGAGCCTTTTTTACCATCTCTGCGAAGAGACCCATCTGTGCAATCTCTCAAAAAAGCTAGGCATCACTCAGTCTGCCATCTCCCTTGCCATCCAATCTTTAGAGAAAAAAATAGGAGAGCCTCTGTTTGACCGCATCGGTAAAAAGTTAGTCTTAAGTGAAAAGGGAAGGCTTTTTTACGAAAAAACCTATCCGCACTTTGAAGCACTCAAAGAAGCCCAACTTTTTTTCTCCCACAACGCCCTTGCTGGAAACCTCAAAATCGCATCGAGTAAAACCATTGGTGAGTATCTTATGCCGAGCATTGTGTATGATTTTCGTCTCTCTCATCCTGATGTGGAGATTTGTAAAACCATTCAAAACTCAGCGTCCATTATTGCGATGGTGAAAAATGGAGAGATAGATATAGGGTTCATTGAATCCTCGTGTGAGGTTAAAGAGATACACAAAGAGGTGATTGCTTATGATGAGCTTATCGTGGTGAGTAGCGACAAAGCGCTTCACAATGCACGGTGCTACATTGATGAGCTCTTTGATAAAAAGTGGATTTTGCGGGAAAAAGGCTCAGGCACACGGGAGGTTTTTTTAGAAGCTTTAGGAGAAAGTGCCAAAGCGCTTCCCCTCTTTTTAGAATTTAGCGAATTTGAAGAGGCAAAAACCTTGTTGCTTCGTTATCAAAACGCCATCACCTGTCTCTCTCGTGTGGTGGTTGAAAAGGAGCTAAAACGAAACGAGCTGTTTGAGGTCAACCTAAAAAATATCAGCCTCAAACGCCCTTTTTACCTTATCTATCATAAAGACAAATACGCCAGTAAGCTCTTTAGCGAGTTTAAGCGTTTTGTGCTTGAAGCATCTTCCGATAGGCAATAA